The genomic window CTTTAGCTCGGCGGATTTCTGGAATTCCATGAGTGTCACAGGCATCTATATTTTGGGCACCGTAGTCCCCTCTGTCGTTATCGGGCTTCTTCTTGCAGCTCTTCTCAATATTGAATGGATAAAGGGTAGAGGGCTTTTCAGAACCCTTTTTTATATCCCGGTCATAACCTCAATGGCTGCCGCTGCCGTAATTTGGGGCTGGTTGTATGAGCCTAATTTTGGATTGGTCAATTATTTCCTCTCACTAGTTGGCATTAATAACATTAAGTGGCTCAGTGATCCGAAGTATTCGCTTTTAGCGCTAATTATCGTAGGAGTGTGGAAACGAATCGGGTACAATATGGTGCTTTTCCTTGCGGGTTTGCAGACAATTCCCAAAACATATTACGAAGCGGCTGAGATAGATGGAGCAACTCCCTGGAACAAGTTCAAGAGTATAACGCTTCCTCTTCTCTCACCGACGACTCTCTTCGTATTCATAATGCAGTTCATTGCGTCTTTTAGGGTCTTCGTTTCAGTA from Mesotoga infera includes these protein-coding regions:
- a CDS encoding sugar ABC transporter permease, producing MIRLRRRTREAFTGWATVLPALTVQVIFIYLPLVWAFYVSFFSWNMIRPMRYVGFQNYERLFSSADFWNSMSVTGIYILGTVVPSVVIGLLLAALLNIEWIKGRGLFRTLFYIPVITSMAAAAVIWGWLYEPNFGLVNYFLSLVGINNIKWLSDPKYSLLALIIVGVWKRIGYNMVLFLAGLQTIPKTYYEAAEIDGATPWNKFKSITLPLLSPTTLFVFIMQFIASFRVFVSV